GGATGTTCTCGCTCTCCCCGGAGAGGCGCGCCAGGCCGAAGTCGAACAGCTTGATGACCTCTTCCCCGACTTCGTCCCGCGCCACGAACACGTTCTGCGGCTTGACGTCGCGGTGGATCACGCCGCGGGCATGGGCCTGGCTCACGGCGTCGCACAGCTGGATCCCCACGCTCACGGTTTCCGCGACGCCGAGCTTGCGCCGGGCGGTGAGAAGCCCCGAAAGCGTGCGCCCCTCCATCAGCTCCATCACCAGGTACGGCTGCCCGTCGTCGAGCTCGCCGGCATCCAGGGCTGCCACCACGTTTCGGTGGCGCGCCAGGGTGAGCGCTCGCGCTTCACGCAAGAGCCGTGCGCGACTCTCCGGGCTGGTCCGATGGTGCTCGGACAAGAGCTTCAGGGCCACCGAGCGTTGGGTGATCCGATGCTCCGCCTCGTAGACGGCTCCCACGCCCCCCCGGTCGATCTCGCGAACCAAGAGGTAGCGCCGGTCGATCACGTCGCCCACTTGGGGATGAGTCACAATTCCGCACGGTATCACGATTGACGGGCCGGGCGGCGGGCCCGGATCCCAGAACGTGGCGTTCTGCACCTCGCCACCGCACGCCCCGACGCGTCAGCGTGGGCCCCAGGGCCGATTTGATGTTGGTTCGCCGCGCCCACTCGCGCCCCGGCAACTTCGGAATGCCGAAGCACGTGTGCTATGACCCCGTCAGGTGTGGAGGGAATCACGATGAAGACGACGAGCTTTCTCTCGCTCGCGCTGGTGGCCAGCGCGCTTTGTGTTTCGGGCTGCGGCGGCAGTGACAGCAGCAGTGGCAGCGGGGGCAGTGGCGGTGGCGGCGGCGCGGGTAGCTCTTTCGATGCCTGCTCGATCGTCACCGCGGACGATGCCACGGCGATCTTCGGCAACACCGCCGCCAAGGAGACCGGGACCGCGAACACCGACCCGAACTTCCTGGGCGAGTGCCTGTGGGGTTTCGACAACGGCGACTACAGCCAGCTGATGGAGTTCCGCGGCTTCGACGGCCAGAGCTACTACAGCGCGCCGACGGACTCGGATCCCGTGAGCATCGGCGATCAAGGCTACGTGCGGGTCAACGCCATCGCCGGCGTGGAGGTCGCGTGGCTTCAGGGCAACTGGGCGATATCGTTGAGCTACGGCACCGCCGGCACTACCGCTCCGGACCCGGCGGGCAAGGTGGACGAGATGAAGGCGCTGGCCCAAAAAGCGGCCCAGGCGATCCACCCGCAGTAGCCGCGCGGTATCTCGAGATTGTCACGATTTCGAGAAATGTCAGGAGACTCGGCGCTCCGCTCTAGCCATCGCCGGCGAGCTTCCCCATAACTGAGGCCCACGCGAAAGCAGGAGGGAGCATGTCTCGACAAAGTCCGGCCCCGGACCGGCGCGACTATCGCGTTCTCGACGCTCGTGAGCGCGCAAAGCTCCGGGACGAAGATCGCGAGCTCGCCTACGAGGTCCTGGTGGGGCTCAGCGGGCGGCCGAAGAGCCTGCCGTCCCGCTTGTTCTATGACGACGAGGGCAGCCGGCTCTTCCAAGAGATCATGAACTTGGACGAGTACTACCTCACCAATCTCGAGCGTCAGATCTTCGAGGCGCACAAGGGCGACATCGTCGACGCCGTGGCGGCCCATCCCATCAACGTAGTGGATCTGGGGGCCGGCGACGGGAGCAAGACGATGATCTTGCTGGAGCACATGAAGCGCCGCAGCGTGGACTTCCGCTACGTGCCCATCGACATCTCCGAAGGCGCCATGGTCGACGTCACCGAGCGGACGCGGGCTCGATTGCCGGGCGTGCCCATCGAGGGCCTGGTGAGCGAATACACCGATGGCCTGCACTGGCTCGCGGAGGCGCACGCGGAGCGCAAGAACCTGGTGCTGTTCCTGGGCTCCAACATCGGCAACTTCGATCGCGCCCGCGCGCGGGCGTTCTTGCGCCGCCTTTGGAGCGCGCTCCGGCATGGGGACTACTTGCTGATCGGCTTCGATCTCAAGAAGGACATCGACGTGCTCTTGCGGGCGTACAACGACCCCAAGGGCGTGACGGCGGAGTTCAACTTGAACCTGCTCCGCAGGATCAATCGCGAGCTCGGCGGGCACTTCGACGTCGGCAAGTTCCGCCACTTCGGTACTTACGACGTCTTCAGCGGCGCGATGGAGAGCTACCTCGTGAGCTTGGAGCAGCAGTCGATTTCCATCGAGGCGTTGCATCTCGCTTTCGACTTTGCTCCCTGGGAGCCGATCCACACGGAGTACTCGTACAAGTACCTGCGGGACGACGTCACGATGCTGGCGCGGGACACGGGCTTCGCCATCGACGCGGAGTTCTTGGACGAGCGGCGCTGGTTCGTCGACGCCCTGTGGCGCGTGGAACGCGGTCCCAGCGCGTGAAGGGTCACAGCGGCGCGATGACGCGCGCCACCTTGGGCGCGTGGCAAAAGAGCGTGGGGTGCGCTCGCGGGTAGCCGCGCATGCGCTCGATGACCTGACGGCCCACGGGGATGCTCCTCACCGTCGCGCCGAGCTGGGTCCACAAGGGGCCGAGCTCCGTCACGAGCTGGACGCCCTCGAGGCCCTTCAGCCGCTGCTGCACGCCGGCGAAGGCCGTCTCCTTGGGGTTGACCCGCGAGAGCAACAGCACGTACGGCTGCTGACACACCGGCGACAAAGGCTGTCGTGGGATGCCGCGGGACCAATGGGCGTCGTCACCGGGGAGGCGTTCGAGAGGGCCGCGCGATGGTCCGCTGGCCCGGAGCACGCGCTGCTCTCCGCGCTGGGATAGGAGCCACACGTCGTCGTCGCTGGGCGCCGAGATCTCGCGGAGCTCCTCCCCGGGCGCGAGCTCGAGCGGCACACTGACGAGATCTTCGCCGGGCCGGCGGAACGCGAGGTTCCGCGCCGTCACGACCCAAAAGGTATTCTGGCGGGACACGGCGATGGCGAGGTAGGGACCGCCTTCGCTGTGCGACCAGCGGGTACCGTCGAAGTGCCAGAGTTGGCCGCTCTCGCGCTCGAGCAGGTGGACGTCTTTCTCCGATGCGGCGGCGAGCTCGAAGCTGGGATTCGTGGCGGGCTTCGCGGCCGGGAGATCCGTGAGCGTGCTCGGGCCCCGAGGACTCAGGCGCTCGACGGCGAGACGACCGGGGGCGTCGCAACGAGTGCCGGCGAGCAGCACGGGACCGGACTGAAACGCGACGATGGCACTCTCTTCCGGTGGGCGCGCGCCGAGGCTTCGACCGGCGAGCGCGGTGCGGCAGCCATCGTGGCTGGACGCGGTCGGCGTGACGTCGAGCTGGCCGAGACTGTTGGCGGGGGTGAGGCGCACGCCGTGGGCGTCGCCGA
This portion of the Polyangiaceae bacterium genome encodes:
- the egtD gene encoding L-histidine N(alpha)-methyltransferase produces the protein MSRQSPAPDRRDYRVLDARERAKLRDEDRELAYEVLVGLSGRPKSLPSRLFYDDEGSRLFQEIMNLDEYYLTNLERQIFEAHKGDIVDAVAAHPINVVDLGAGDGSKTMILLEHMKRRSVDFRYVPIDISEGAMVDVTERTRARLPGVPIEGLVSEYTDGLHWLAEAHAERKNLVLFLGSNIGNFDRARARAFLRRLWSALRHGDYLLIGFDLKKDIDVLLRAYNDPKGVTAEFNLNLLRRINRELGGHFDVGKFRHFGTYDVFSGAMESYLVSLEQQSISIEALHLAFDFAPWEPIHTEYSYKYLRDDVTMLARDTGFAIDAEFLDERRWFVDALWRVERGPSA